The following DNA comes from Triplophysa dalaica isolate WHDGS20190420 chromosome 10, ASM1584641v1, whole genome shotgun sequence.
TGCTTGGGGACAGTGGTTACCCACTGAGGCCGTATCTCTTCACGCCTGTGGCTAATCCTATGAATAACAGGGAGACAAATTTCAACGAGGCACACCGTGTTGCACGTAGTATTGTGGAACGCACAATAGGGAGGTGGAAGATGCGCTTTCGGGCAATTCACTAGTCCAGCGGTGGTCTTTTGTTTGCTCCACAAAAGTGCTGTGCAGTAATAATAGTAACAGCTATGTTGCACAACATTGCAGTGCAGATGAGAGTGCCCTTACTTAACAGGGAGGAAGATGaagaggtggaggaggaggatgtGGAGGACGAAGATGGCATGGGACCACATGGCCAACCAAGAAATGCCCAATACATGGCTGGTTTTCGCGCACGTCAGCaagtcattgacagatttttttgaaatCATTCCTATTTTGCCCAGTCTTTGAAGCAAATTTCCCACATTACttcttttatgatttttttgttcattcatttaatttagatgtgtttttttatcttgttttcccctttttatttatttcatttataaattcatgtaaacaaaaaacgaGTACAATAAAGTGTACAATAAAGTAcaatcaaaatattattatattactcgCGTTGGAGTGTGTTAAATCTAGATAAAAGTGTAATCTGCCGGTTGTCCTGCAGGTGTCCTCATAAATCTGTCTTCTTACGATGCACTTGGGGATGAACGATTACTTCAGAGCACTTGTAGATCTACGAAGATTTTCAAGTGCTACTTAAGCTCCGATGCTTTAGGGAAACAGACCGTAATATTAAGATCAATCGTACGATCGTTTTTACGATCAATTTAGGtttacgatgcttttgggaaacgcagcccaggTTGAAACGTTGATCACGATATTTAATTCTGCTATTATCTTAAATACAAAGATctgttttattgatttgtatttcaaattcattgtattttttactgCATAAGCCACGCCCACGTTAACAGGGCCATTAGTTTCAATGAGAGGTGTTTATGAAACTTGTTTGCGAATTTAAGTAAAACGGTTAGTTTCTTTGTCACACTATCTTATCAAAGGAAATTATGCGTATAAAGTGCATAAAATGTGTCCCAATCCCATATCACAAACCATGTGGCATAGTTTCGTTTACATTTGCGAAAAGAAAATGCAGGAATGGATTGAAAGttgctttttcttcttttaactAATTCAATCCAtgtattatattcatatatataagACTTACTTTAATCTCTTTGTAgtgcattgttgtttttaattaagtatattttttctgttcatttcaGATATAGGAAGCATACAGACAAGATGCAGTTGATTTGTAATGAAGTGTCTTTACATACGGGGACAtatgtttgatattttattatggTTTGATAACTTACGATAAGTTTGGAAAAACTCTAGTTTTCTTACAATCTTTacaatttaacaaattattttacatatgtTAAGTGATAgttaaccccccaaaaaattatgtcatgatttactcaccgtcCTGTCAATTCAAGCACGTGTGACTTTCTTCATACATCAGAACACAaagggaagatattttgaagaatgttggcaattcACTTGGTTTggtttccatacaatagaagtgaatgggtgccaccCCTTGTTcagttaacaactttcttcaaaatatctttgtgttcggcagaagttaaaggtttaaaatgacaaaaggatgagtaaattatgacagaatttaagtttTTGGGTTCAGTTATCTTTTATATTAAAGTATTAGAAATCATTGTATCTGACATTTCTTTCTCCTATCCAGTCATTTATTTGtaggattttctttctttccaatTGTCCTCTTTATGTTTGCCCTGTTAAGCCATCTTTACAACTACTTAATGACTGGCATTAACATATCCATCATGCTTATAGATATATCTTTATGGAATTCTACATATATAGTACAAATACAGTAATTTCATAACTTTTGGCATTTTATTTGGTAACTTGCCTAATTCCCAAAACATCTAAAATTCGGGAAGCTTTGTATCCATTCATATTATACAGATAGGTGTGGCTTTCAGATGCTCATAATATCAGATCATAGTATAGACACACAGACCAACGTGTAAGTGCAAAATAAACAATCTAAATTCAGTATAAACTCGTCTCTGTAATCTGCTGGGAAATCGTGTAAATGTATCACCGTGCACGCGCATGCCGTCAGAAAACGATCCCCAGTTGATCCATAACACCGGTTTAGAAAGTGAAAGTATTCAATTTgatataaatcaatataaatcaCTTACCGCAGACGAGTAATAACACGATGCTTTTACAAAAGCTCCTCATCCTGCTTTAGATTTCactaacaaataatttaatgaagATATTCAGTGTTAGTCATAAATCTAAATCTCCTCAGTTTGTTATCAGAGCCTCAGAGCCGCACCCGAAGACCACCACTGCTCACCAAACCTGATAAAGTCTAACAGAGACCACCTCACTGAACTATCCACACAACAATCACTTGAGCATTGTACCAGAAACTGAAATGATTTGTTCGTCTCTCGAGTCATCGAGTCTTTTCCTCCTTTTGTCAAATGGTGGATCCGCAGAGAAACCTGAATGCAGCTGAACCGGAGTCTTCGGGTCTTTAACGTTATGTGACCACTTCCTGTATCATATGTCAGTGATGTATGTTGTACGTGTTGTATGATGTGTTATAGGATGGACATgttataaaatgatcaaaacacaTGTGCAATAAACATCTCTAAAACGTACCAGTTCGGTTCTCTTTTGTGTcagtatattaataaatgtttcttgtttttaatttattttaataaataactactGTGCATAAGAACAAAATATGAACAGAAGCATAGTACAGTCAGTTTTTAATCTGCATATTACACAAGTGATCTCTCttattaaataatttcacatttaaatgatttaaacagtctattaatatatacattgaTACTGCATGTGacttttagttaaaaaaaaactatctgTAAACATGTATAGCAGACCAAAGTGACCCAAAAATCTTgatgaattataaatacataacttTACAGAAATGCATCAAAGCAAGAGTTAAAAACTAACTACATTGAATATGTGTAAGGAAGGTCAGGAAATaagtaatgttttatgtaataCATCATACACTCATCTGTAATATCTTGTGACAAAAGAACGAACGACTCAAACCGTGGACTTGGAAGGTGAACTTATCAtttcttttctgtaaatgtagcCTATATGGGCAAAATAAGGAATAACTTGTGCATTAAGTCTCTAGAGTTGAActgtaatattttatgtttcttgTACAGATTGCAGAGTTCATTGCTGTCAAAATTAAATTACTGTTTCTCATAACTTGTCCCTAACTGCAAAAGTTATTTCTTATAATAAACTGTAGTTGTAGCCGTACTATTAAAGATATTATCAACTTTTACACTCGACTTGACTATACATTTGATCAAGTATATATGatctttactccactacatttgtaatgaataatgcaatattatattttaccTGTCACCTATCTTTTATGAAGTTTATTTTTGCCACAGAAGAATAAATATTGCCATTTACAGGGTGCGATAAGTAAAACTTCTGTTATattagtttaaaagaaggaaattactagttaTTCAATTTCAACATGGATAGTTTAAtggaaaatgtttctgttaCTGTGTTTCCTAACTGTGTTATGAACACATTTTAAGATGTTGTGCATGTGAttgttcatgtcattattttgtattattacttATTAGTCCATAGAACGTGGCAGCTTCTTCCTGTTTGATGCTTCGTGTCATTGTTGATTTTTAAGGGAAAAACTAGACTAAGATAAATTCTTTAGCATACAATAATGCGAAGACTTCGATGGACAACTTGTATTTTTGGTAGACGTCAACGTGTAGCCACCAAAAGCAACTGTTGGATATTTTTTGATGGAGAAACTAGTTCTACATTAATAACAGAGACTGAATTATTATCTGATGTTTCCTCATATGAACGTGTTTCAGAGTGGCCTCAAGGCAATATTCCAGTGGCAGCATTTTCCTGCATTGATGTTATCTCATCCTGCTTTTACATTACAGACAACATGTAGTTCTGCTCACTATCAATGTTTGTGGAAGAGGGTGTATGGACATCTCTAGGATGAGACACTGGAGGTGCAGAAGTGTTTAGAACTGTGAGCTCTCTCAGGAGCACCGAGGGCCTCTGCTGGAGATCAATAGTATTGTCGGTCCTTTTCTCTTCTGGCCTTTCAAAGCATACATCAGAATTTCCAGTTGCTGATTTTCAGTTTTCATCCTGTCCGGGGTTCTGTGGAACTAAAGGTTTTTGCATCAATGTTAAGAgcttttattcttaaaatataaCTCCATGCCATCAGATCCATGAGAAGCAGCACTCCACACACCAGGTTCAGAGATGCTTAAAACATTCACTATTGCCATTGATGCAGCTATATCGACCTTAAGCTGAACTTGTTCTTTTGTCGTCTTAATGTCTCTTCCTGCTCCTCTAGAGAATGTTTTTTCTTAAGCAAACTTTAACTGGACTTCAGAGCAGATATTTCAGCGTCtgttttttatccaaagtgacttacagagttTGTGCAATGGCCGCTTTAATGTGTGAAACATCTTTCATGAGCTCTTTGAGAGAAAGTCTCTGGCTCTTCATTAGTTTACTTCTCCTTAAAGTTGTTTCTGAATTGACTCAATCTTGCTGGTCAAAGCCTTTGCAgacagaatgttttttctcttcTCCATTTAAGATGAAGTTGAACAAGCATTTGATCGACTCATTCTGTGCATGCAGGCAGATGGAAGTAACCATCACAgtatgaacacaacataaagCCAACAACTAATAGCCACATCCATCACATTCCGGCACGATGTAATCACCAACGGGCTGAATCCAACGTAAAGCCAACAACACgctaataaacacacaaaatgatgaAATTCATGATGACGccacaaaaatatttgatggcataacagaagaaatgagaGGTCTGAGATTGATGACCTCACAAAACAGACTGTTGTGATCCATCTTCTGTGGTCCAAAGCAGAGAAATAAACTTTGTGTTTGAAAGGAACATGAAGTTTAACAATCGGTGATAAAGAAGTTTAGACCTTGTGGTCTGCTATAGATCAACTCAAACTTCCTCTCGTCGGTTCGTAAAGCAGCTTTAGAAACTTCTACCGTCACATGCCGTTTCACTACGATAAGCCCATCAAATGCTTCAAATATAAACTTGATTTAGGATTTTTTACTTGAAAGTTAGCTTGTTTAATAATTTCCTCATCTTCAGAAACAAGCAGGTTAATAAAGTGATTTtgatataatgtttatatatatataataattattaaaccTGTATTATAcagattatattattttatagattaGCCCCGAGCCTACAAATTGTTACTCATTCTAGATTATGGTGACATCATATGCGTAACATTTGAGTGATCCAGTCAGAGAGCAGATCCACATACAGCCAAagatttaataataacaataaaacaacaaataacacaaagaaaaccaaatGACACAAGAACTCTGAAACAACGACTGAACAAATCGCAAATTAAACActagatatatatacacatgatAACAacacatctgtgtttttgtttttgcgtTGTACTAAAACTTAAACAATCGTAAGATCAGAGCTTTACATGTGATGGGCGGTCCATTGAAGAAAGAGGATTTGTTGATGAACTGCAGTCACACTGAAGCTTCACTTCACATCAGAAATATCCTCTTTATTTCTGTCGCTTTCTTACAAAACTCTCATTGacgttttaaacagtttttaaacattttacatcatTTCTGGATTTGTTGCAAGCTgttgaagaaaatgtttaatgtgattttgttctgtttgtggAGTCTGTCTGGTAAGTTTTACGTGTTTTATATCTTTAGATTTATCAGTCACACGCATGATTTTATGATTCAATAATCATTATTTTCCAATAATCACATTTCAATTGTTCTGTGTTTATTCCATCATTAATGtcacattaatattaattgtgAGTTTGCATATATAATATGTGATAATTATTGCAAATAAAGGGTGAATTATACATGTTTAACTTATGTAATACTGATTGTAttttcaggtgtgtttagtGAGTCTGTGTCAGTGACTGaaggagattctgtcactctgtcTGTGAATCTCACTGAAGTGAAAGATAAAATCTCATGGAAGTTTGGAGCTCAAGAAGTTGTCATAGCTGAGATCAATGTAGTGCACGATAACATGAGATTATATGAAGAGAGACCTGACGGGAGATttagagacagactgaagctggatcaaactggatctctcatcatcacaaacatcacaaacacacactctggactttataaagtCATCAACACCAACACAGGAAAACAACTCAATATATTCAACATTACTGCCAACGGTGAGTAGAGAAGAGATGATCAATATCTTTCATAATATTCTGCCATTATCACAGagcattttatatatatttacatttgtgcactGCCCTTCATgttgttattgcaaaatatgtaataaaaaataataacaacaaatgaaaaagctctTATTCTTCACTGTCGTGTTTTCAGCTCATctgtctgttcctgtcatcacCAGAGACTCTTCATCATCGAGCTCAAAGTGTTCAGTGTTGTGTTTAGCGgtgaatgtgtcacatgtgagtctctcctggtacaaaggaaagagtttattgtccagcatcagtgtgtctgaacacAGTAACATCAACATCTCTCTTCATCTGGAGTGTCTGGATGATTCTTACACATGTGTAGTGAACAATCTCATCACAAACCAgactcaacatctcaacactGATGTCTGTCACAAGTGTTCAGGTGAGTCACATGTGATTATTAGTGTTTATTCACTTAGCTGATAAGGAAACTGGTTTAATATGATGGGTTTTGTCATTCTGTTTAGTGGTGCTACAGTATTTATAATAGACTCTTAATGTAAATTGCATAATAAATGGACACAATCAATCAATTTTACCAAAATTGTCCACACAAATGGAGTAAATCGGGT
Coding sequences within:
- the LOC130429693 gene encoding uncharacterized protein LOC130429693, which codes for MFNVILFCLWSLSGVFSESVSVTEGDSVTLSVNLTEVKDKISWKFGAQEVVIAEINVVHDNMRLYEERPDGRFRDRLKLDQTGSLIITNITNTHSGLYKVINTNTGKQLNIFNITANAHLSVPVITRDSSSSSSKCSVLCLAVNVSHVSLSWYKGKSLLSSISVSEHSNINISLHLECLDDSYTCVVNNLITNQTQHLNTDVCHKCSVTYIRRVKDATDLFVL